A DNA window from Hordeum vulgare subsp. vulgare chromosome 1H, MorexV3_pseudomolecules_assembly, whole genome shotgun sequence contains the following coding sequences:
- the LOC123411993 gene encoding probable ADP-ribosylation factor GTPase-activating protein AGD11 yields MDEDNNLLHFLDDTPTAHYRKTCDEYSSQIDGDDHSDTSDADPSNARDRLETLLNQPANKFCADCGTPDPKWAALPFGAFICIKCSGTHRSLGVHISKVISVNLDEWTDEEVNCLANSGGNATVNTKYEAFLPENYKKPRQDFSTEDRAVFIRKKYELQQFMTNPQFACPLHKHGAEKRHNNQQHGGSKHGTFRNSWRKKDSENKGVKKMMDVGMIEFVGLIKVDIIRGTDLAVRDVMSSDPYVMIMLGHQSMKTKVIKNTLNPIWNERLMLSIPDPVPPLKVQVFDKDTFTSDDRMGEAEVDIQPLISAAREYQNSMVTEPAICTFLASENSILVKDSVISIVDGKVEQEIALRLQNVEHGEIEIKLECVPLSQ; encoded by the exons atgGACGAGGACAACAATCTCCTGCATTTTCTCGATGATACACCCACCGCGCATTACAGGAA GACATGCGATGAATATTCATCCCAAATTGACGGCGATGATCACTCCGATACATCAg ACGCAGATCCATCCAATGCAAGGGACAGATTGGAAACTCTACTTAACCAACCTGCCAACAAGTTCTGTGCAGACTGTGGCACCCCAGATCCAAAATGGGC GGCTTTGCCTTTCGGTGCGTTCATTTGCATCAAGTGTTCTGGAACTCACAGAAGTCTTGGAGTACACATATCAAAG GTGATTTCAGTGAATCTAGACGAATGGACAGATGAGGAAGTCAACTGTCTAGCTAATTCAGGTGGAAATGCTACTGTGAACACCAAATATGAAGCGTTTCTACCTGAAAACTACAAAAAGCCAAGACAAGATTTTTCAACAGAGGACCGTGCTGTTTTCATTAG GAAAAAATACGAGCTTCAACAGTTCATGACTAATCCACAATTTGCATGCCCTTTACACAAACATGGAGCAGAGAAACGTCATAATAACCAGCAACATGGTGGCAGCAAACATGGTACTTTCAGAAATAGCTGGAGGAAAAAGGATTCCGAAAACAAAGGAGTAAAAAAAATG ATGGATGTGGGCATGATAGAATTCGTTGGATTAATTAAGGTCGACATCATAAGGGGCACGGATTTAGCTGTTCGTGATGTGATGTCAAGTGATCCATATGTTATGATTATGCTAGGACACCAA TCCATGAAAACAAAGGTGATAAAGAACACACTGAACCCTATATGGAATGAAAGACTAATGCTATCAATCCCTGACCCGGTGCCGCCTCTTAAAGTG CAAGTATTCGACAAGGACACATTCACCTCTGACGACcgaatgggggaagctgaagttGACATCCAGCCATTGATCTCTGCAGCAAGAGAGTACCAGAACTCGATGGTCACGGAACCGGCGATATGCACATTCTTGGCAAGCGAGAACAGCATTCTAGTCAAGGACAGTGTCATCTCGATCGTCGATGGTAAGGTGGAGCAGGAGATTGCCTTGAGGCTTCAGAACGTCGAGCACGGGGAGATTGAGATCAAGCTTGAGTGCGTGCCCCTCAGTCAGTAG
- the LOC123399580 gene encoding uncharacterized protein LOC123399580 codes for MVRSKEVPKRPKDPLMTPPSKPRGFRDDDGGSLPRNRGGAAMSPAPASVPNYMRATSSSGAKAGRRGAGAVPSSASPTSRRGPVRVVTRGRVLFPTPEVPGMVRPTCSSTMKEAKFPGALDLAPGATDAQGPAAMRVCPYNYCSLNGHAHSPAVPLRSFLASRRRLIKTQQSMKHKGVSAFRKGSGHQRPEDKKSSPVVSAAVAKAAPLVDEEALGDFFVEVYAGPRVSSDMSCSDMSLDEMDAAVRRMEFVVFDRCGVGEEDEKGGDPAARGDGHGDGRPEEEDRLGFCRDSSSECSDEGVPGLISGNIVEELPWMRYQGYECDSLYDDVSEERENVQEAEVSEGRSRGSGDNHEEDANEEQKPKDGEITADRPRETGIAADEEGIVCGVEVSEDWQGRDEGDDIANTMDQQEAASTVQETQYPEEDEERVSDIAHKMEIAAAQSYIVCAAEVRNEQEEEEEEDQDNIQRQVIQGYVSIEPGTSEEKLSIYGSEIPETEIAEREEKLSIYGSEIPETEVAERVENVLEESREEEGSADQEAKDDQSNVESTGNLEVAEKQDMPDDGSEMEISETVHSAACEEDFVQEELASKADSEGEISDPSAVASPDVEMSTPPTEGGFEQDEDTVEDAFEEYPCSAVNDLVDQFIPTEDTVDVTEDAQKEIEITSCNLEAASDEAGTIQESSQEVDLVCVDAAAEIEPQPEITNCKSEDSSEQESCIAQESSQDAKPVCVDAAAEMEPEIEVANCKVEHSFEESGTAQESSQDVKPACVDAAAQIESETTNCNLEDASEEGGITGQTVQDNNLVYVGEVAQVQSEVDTSELVDTSEESGIAHEIGEDDNCAYVSDDAQSDSGIATCELGKESAAVQEADHDDNCTDVNGGSTNESALTPCELAEASEAYDITQEAIQDENTSDVKDDAQKESDIIACESEHAREESDITQEGSQEDDKTPGAVTDALMEPAIIMSVLPGACEEICTTDEANLSTAIQIPEHNSDFSEPQNLPAEDAVAKQFSIDDMCDVFSGMHLKGEVYVDPTESEICPRNRMIIAGRRRTPEEDEYMRGFNPRAPNFLPLESDPDAEKVDLKHQTAEDRKNAEEWMIDYALRRAVNNLGPARKKKVELLVQAFETVLPQDEKKNISPTRPAQACN; via the coding sequence ATGGTGAGGAGCAAAGAGGTGCCCAAGAGGCCCAAGGACCCGCTCATGACACCTCCGTCCAAGCCCAGGGGGTTCAGGGACGACGACGGCGGAAGCCTGCCGAGGAACCGCGGCGGCGCGGCCATGTCCCCGGCGCCGGCCTCCGTGCCCAACTACATGCGGGCCACCAGCAGCTCCGGCGCCAAGGCCGGGCGGCGCGGCGCGGGGGCCGTGCCCTCCTCGGCGTCGCCCACGAGCCGGCGGGGGCCTGTGCGGGTGGTGACCAGGGGGAGGGTGCTTTTCCCGACGCCGGAGGTGCCCGGCATGGTCCGCCCCACGTGCTCCTCCACCATGAAGGAGGCCAAGTTCCCCGGCGCGCTCGACCTGGCGCCCGGGGCGACCGACGCCCAGGGCCCCGCGGCGATGCGCGTGTGCCCGTACAACTACTGCTCCCTCAACGGCCACGCGCACTCGCCGGCCGTGCCGCTCCGGAGCTTCCTCGCATCGCGCCGCCGGCTCATCAAGACGCAGCAGAGCATGAAGCACAAGGGCGTCTCGGCGTTCCGCAAGGGATCCGGCCACCAGAGGCCGGAAGACAAGAAAAGCAGCCCCGTCGTCTCCGCCGCCGTTGCCAAGGCCGCGCCTCTGGTCGACGAGGAGGCGCTGGGCGACTTCTTCGTGGAGGTGTACGCCGGCCCGAGGGTGAGCTCCGACATGAGCTGCAGCGACATGTCCCTGGACGAGATGGACGCCGCGGTGAGGAGGATGGAGTTCGTCGTCTTCGACCGATGCGGCGTGGGCGAGGAAGACGAGAAGGGCGGCGATCCTGCCGCTCGCGGCGACGGCCACGGCgacgggaggccggaggaggaggacaggctAGGTTTCTGCAGGGACAGTTCGTCGGAGTGCAGCGATGAAGGTGTCCCCGGTCTCATCTCCGGCAACATCGTGGAGGAGCTGCCCTGGATGAGGTACCAGGGGTACGAGTGCGATAGCCTGTACGACGATGTTTCAGAAGAACGAGAAAATGTTCAGGAAGCAGAAGTTTCAGAAGGCAGATCCCGCGGATCGGGCGATAATCACGAAGAAGATGCCAATGAAGAGCAGAAACCGAAAGATGGGGAGATCACCGCCGATCGGCCCCGTGAAACGGGGATCGCCGCGGATGAAGAGGGTATCGTTTGCGGGGTGGAGGTCAGCGAAGACTGGCAGGGAAGAGATGAAGGCGACGACATCGCCAACaccatggatcaacaggaggcggCTTCCACAGTGCAAGAGACGCAATATCCTGAAGAAGACGAGGAGCGAGTCTCGGATATTGCCCACAAAATGGAGATCGCCGCGGCGCAATCATATATTGTTTGTGCAGCGGAGGTCCGCAAtgagcaggaagaagaagaagaagaagatcaagacaACATTCAGAGGCAGGTGATCCAAGGGTATGTTTCTATTGAACCAGGCACATCAGAAGAGAAGCTCTCCATCTATGGATCAGAGATTCCTGAGACTGAAATagcagaaagagaagagaagctcTCCATCTATGGATCAGAGATTCCTGAGACTGAAGTAGCAGAAAGAGTGGAAAATGTCCTCGAGGAGAGCCGGGAAGAGGAGGGTTCAGCAGATCAGGAGGCAAAGGATGATCAGAGCAACGTGGAATCTACGGGCAACTTGGAGGTTGCAGAGAAGCAGGACATGCCGGATGACGGGTCTGAAATGGAGATTTCTGAGACTGTCCACAGTGCTGCATGCGAAGAGGATTTTGTTCAGGAAGAATTAGCCTCCAAAGCTGATTCAGAAGGTGAAATTTCTGACCCCAGTGCTGTTGCTTCTCCGGAcgttgaaatgtccacaccaccaACAGAGGGTGGCTTTGAACAAGATGAGGACACTGTGGAAGATGCTTTTGAAGAGTATCCCTGCAGCGCCGTGAACGACTTGGTTGATCAATTTATCCCTACAGAAGACACAGTGGATGTCACAGAAGATGCTCAGAAGGAAATTGAGATTACCTCATGCAATTTGGAAGCTGCTTCTGATGAAGCTGGTACTATCCAAGAAAGCAGCCAGGAAGTCGATTTGGTATGTGTTGATGCTGCTGCTGAAATCGAACCGCAGCCAGAGATTACAAATTGCAAGTCGGAAGATTCTTCTGAACAAGAGTCTTGTATTGCCCAAGAAAGCAGCCAAGATGCTAAGCCTGTATGTGTTGATGCTGCTGCTGAAATGGAACCAGAGATAGAGGTTGCAAATTGCAAAGTGGAACATTCTTTTGAAGAGTCTGGTACTGCCCAAGAAAGCAGCCAAGACGTCAAACCTGCATGTGTTGATGCTGCTGCTCAAATAGAATCAGAGACTACAAACTGCAACTTGGAAGATGCTTCTGAAGAAGGTGGTATCACTGGACAAACTGTTCAGGATAATAACTTGGTGTATGTCGGCGAGGTTGCTCAAGTGCAATCAGAGGTTGACACAAGCGAGTTGGTAGACACTTCTGAAGAATCTGGTATTGCCCATGAAATTGGTGAAGATGATAACTGTGCATATGTCAGTGATGATGCTCAAAGTGATTCTGGGATCGCCACATGCGAATTGggaaaagaatctgctgctgTTCAGGAAGCTGATCACGATGACAACTGTACAGACGTCAATGGTGGTTCTACTAATGAATCTGCGCTTACCCCTTGTGAACTGGCAGAGGCTTCTGAAGCATATGATATTACCCAAGAAGCTATTCAAGACGAAAACACTTCAGATGTCAAGGATGATGCCCAAAAGGAATCAGATATTATAGCGTGCGAATCAGAACATGCTCGTGAAGAATCTGATATTACCCAAGAAGGGAGCCAAGAAGATGATAAGACTCCTGGTGCCGTCACTGATGCTCTAATGGAACCGGCGATTATCATGTCCGTGTTGCCAGGTGCTTGTGAAGAAATTTGTACTACTGATGAAGCTAATCTCTCGACAGCTATCCAGATACCTGAGCACAACTCTGACTTCTCCGAGCCTCAGAACCTACCAGCAGAAGACGCTGTTGCAAAACAATTTTCCATTGACGACATGTGTGACGTATTCAGCGGGATGCACCTCAAAGGTGAAGTGTATGTTGATCCTACCGAGTCTGAGATATGTCCGAGAAACAGAATGATCATTGCCGGGAGGAGGAGAACACCTGAAGAAGATGAATACATGCGAGGCTTTAACCCAAGGGCACCAAATTTTCTTCCTCTGGAATCGGATCCAGACGCAGAGAAGGTTGATCTGAAGCATCAGACGGCGGAAGACCGCAAGAATGCCGAGGAGTGGATGATCGACTACGCGCTTCGGAGGGCGGTGAACAATCTAGGCCCTGCTCGAAAGAAGAAGGTGGAGCTTCTGGTTCAGGCCTTTGAGACTGTCCTACcgcaggacgagaagaagaatatTTCACCTACAAGGCCTGCCCAAGCTTGCAACTGA